The following nucleotide sequence is from Carassius carassius chromosome 16, fCarCar2.1, whole genome shotgun sequence.
taagaaaaacatcaacaaaatagtccatgtgacatcagagggtcagttagaatttgttgaagcatcaaaaatacattttggtccaaaaataacaaaaattacgactttattcagcattgtcttctctttcgggtctgttgtgagcatgtTCACGGTGCTGTTGACGTATGGcgctgctgatgtgttttctggcgtgcccaataacaaagataacacatcaGCAGTGTCGtacgtcaacagtcacagcagtcgcgctcacaacagaccctgaagagaagacaatgctgaatatagtcataattgttttatgtttttttggaccaaaatgtattttcgatgcttcaacaaattctaactgaccctctgatgtcacatggactactctgaagatgtctttcttacctttctggacatggacagtataccgtacatacattttcaatgaagggactgagagctctcggactaaatctaaaatatcttaaactgtgttccgaagataaacggaggtctcacgggtttggaacgacatgagggtcataattttaatatttgggtgaactaaccctttaaggctgcTCGTAGTATGCAATGTACTTCAACACCAACACTTTAAGAATATCAAAGGCAAAAGGCAAGTTTAACGCAAACTCAACAGCGTTTTTGTGTGCTTTTGTGATATGAAGACTGTACTGTTCATTGCAGTATATGTACAGAGAGAAATGCATGTTATCTCAATGGCTGATAGGACTGATAGTTCATCACTAAAGGCCTTTTTATGGCCAGGGAAAGCCATGCGAATGTTTTGTAAGAGGACCTTCTTTAGATATGGGGATCTCTAATTCATTACATTACATCTGTTTTCCTTCAGTCAGACATACACTGCAAATGTATCTCCATTCTGTCTATTCATATTTATGCACTTCCTCCTGAAGTAAAATTTAGGTAACTGGTGATGGTATGTAATTGtagattattatgtattattaatggTTTTTGTTTACTTAATTATAGACATATAATGATGAAGTAAGAGTGTTATGTCTCCAAAGACATATAGAAATGGTTTGACTGATAAGTTATTAATAATCATTTATATTAACCATAATATCTTAAGGTTAATAAATCACTTTATACTTATACAAATATTGAATGATCAGGGAAGGAACTGGAATCTATGCAAAGATCGAGTGTTATAAGAGAGAGTGTATCTGTGATAGCCCATTCTGTGAATATTAGCACTGATTAACTAAAAAgcattaatatttattgttttgagCATTTCTTATTAAGGCTTTCTAGACATTTTGCATGTAAATACAGACTGACGGATACTGTGCGTCTTGTATTTATTCCCATTCTAATTTTGCTTGCATATTCAAGCAAGAAAATAAGTTTAAAACGTATTATAATCACAATTCATCAAATTAAGGTTGCTCATTTGGCACAAACAACCATGTAAAAAAACGAGTGTACATATTTTACATGTTTGATATCTCTGTGGAGGCAAACCTACAGTTTTGGATTCAGAGTTTCAGATTGAgggtgacattttattttttacatgatgCCCTGATCAGCATCTATTATTCAAGACCTTCTGTTCATCTAAACAGTGATTAATGTGAATTGCTAATTAAAAATTGGGTTTATTTTCCTGTATTTTGCTGAAAGGATTGATTGTCATATATTGGAAATGTCCATTTCTGGTAATCTAAGAGGATGAAATTGGTGAGCAAAGTCTCTGTACATATGAGTTAAGATACTAAACGCCCTGGTCTGCATTACAGTTCGTACCACACATTATGTttggctttattttgtgtatataatCCTTCAAAAGCTTTGTATTTATATGGTCAAGAGGGACAAATCATGTATAGACTGAAATTAATTGTCTGCCTTGTACTTTctgatgtaaatgtgtttttaaaattaaactgcgaacatgaaaaaaaaatctttcaatgGCCTAATCACTGcagttattttgtgtattttgcatTGAAATCTGAAGGGCGTTTTGTTTTACCATGCAGAACTATGAAAACCTTTGTACAagtattctcaaagtattttttCTGTATATATTGTGCTAGCATGAATAAATGTGATGTGGATTTTAgatgtaaatacacatttttttcctACTCACTTAACCGCTGTGACGTGTAATTCATTAATAATGCTTAATATTAAAGATAATGTTTTATCGACTGATATCtgccttcctttctttctttggaATAGAGTTTAAATTCTCAGTATACAatcaacatttctttcttttgttttaattctgaataTTTACAACATTATGAAATACCCATAAAGGGCCATTTTGTTGAACCTTGTTTCTGccactagaagaaaaaaaaaagtaattgaatTATTGTATCACAATTGACTTTTTGCCTTTTTTCTTCACAGAAATGTAAGATAAACTTGCAACTGAAGGGAAAAGGTCATAACTGTGtgatatctcgcaattctaagttCATATCATGCAATTATGACCTTTATttcctcgcaattctgagttaagCATAAATCTTGCATTTTTTTCCTgccatgtaataaaaaaattacaatataattcataaaatataaagGTAATTATgctgattagttttttttttttatcacatacatTCCAATTTGTTCCTCTCCAATTCccagtttgtatctcacaattcagactttcttacatttctcaaTTTATAGCTTGCAATTCGGAAATAATACAATAAGAAATGATGAGAGATGAACTTGTGAGAGAAAGAAAGTTgctattaacattttttatttggttgaaacaagcttccataccaTTATCAAATGGTAGCTATACCGTGATCATAAAGTTTTAAAAGAAATCGCACTAAATTGAACAGAATAAAAACATTCACACAACAGCTATAACAACACAATATCAAAATAGAGTATATTATACAGTCTATACtacaatacactacagtttactgtagtaaaaaataaagtaaactacaGTATTTACTAGTTTATCAGTTCACTATTGTTAATACCACAGTATGCTGTAGCATTCATTAAcaaagtgttgtaaatactataatatatacagtttACACTTTACTATAAAGAATGGTTCAAAAACACTAGTATTTACCATAAATtaccataaatttttttttttaaattcaggttGTTAGTTTCCGCTAAATAGCCTAGTCTTTCTTGGTGGGAACAGACCTAAAAGTCATGAGAACTCAGTTGAATGTTTCGTTTAATATCTATTCAGTAACACTTTCCTGAATGAAGGCTAGTGTGGTTTTATTGTTTGAAGAGCTAGTAAAATGATTTTGAAGTTAAATTCAGGTGTTTGAAAACCCCTATGTTGGATGGTATTGCCTTCAGACCGCCACAGTAACGTTACTTATAATGTGTGGGAATGTCACAGCCAAAATAATCTTCTTTTGTAAGTCTTagtaacataaacattaataTCTCGTTTCGTCCACTCGATTgatagaagaagaagaactacAAATATGGCGCTGGTGCAACCAACACGTCAACAAGCCCTAAATCGTCACCAAGAGAATTCACCTCCACAACCAATCACAGGCCGCCAACTGGACTCACTCCCTGGATGAGCTCTGCACATACATTCAGAAAAGAATGCGTGTTGCGACGTCACGAGCCAGCCAATAGACGCGCGAAGAGTGGAACGGTAACCAATCAGAAGGGAGAGTGGACGGGTCCTTTCAATAGGAAGCGCTGTTGAAACGATACATTGCATGTTGTCGAGCCGGTATCTTTAATGGTATTTCAAAACCTAGTTTAGTACTTTCCCATAGTCTGTTTAAGTAGTTAAACGCGTTTGTTTGGTTTTAGGATGATATATTTGAGTGGGCTCTCTGTGGCACTGGCCCTGGCGCTGGTGCCGAGCTGCACTGAAGCTTTAAAGGATGGAGAGTGTGAAGGTGAGTTTGATTAATATGTTCATAGTATTAAAAAAAACGTGCAGGAAACACGTTTCCTGTCATGAGCGTCTCACATCTGCGCTTCTTTCATCTTTTTTAGTTTATGCTGTGTgtcttactttattattattattaggtgtgTTTCCTTTAACTACTTCAATTATTGCatcagtaattatttttttagggTTTAAGGTGCTGTTAGGCTAAACGTGTTTTTGTAATAATGTACGTTTATAATATATGcaaaattttaaatggaatataTTATAacgtgttttttgtgtgtttttaaaggCAATTGTTTATGTAATTTTGTAAATTATGTTTTCTTTTAAGTAAAAATATCATACTGTACacatctgattacataatccaggTTATTATCAATAATAAGCGCTTCATTATATCTGGATGGGACACCTGTTCAAATAACCCTTTGGTCATAATTGCTTATTCTGTTATTTACAAAGGGGACATGAATAATTGACTATACTATGCTATCTATTTTTATAAAGTGACTACCggtaattttatttaatagaaCTTCTTTGTGTATGATTGTTGCATTGCAGTCTGTGTTGGTTTCCTGGAACGGTTTTACAAGACGCTACAAGACAACGATGTCAAGTTCAACAGTGACTCCATCGAAAATGCTCTTCTAAAATCTTGCAAAGAGGCCaaaggaaaagaaaacagatttgtAAGTGTGTGCTTAAAGAtcagtttgcccaaaaatgaacaatttactcaccctgagttcatcaaagatgtagatgagtttgtttctccatcagatttggagaaattcagcttttcatcaccttgctcagcaatggatcctcagcagtgaattAGTACaatcagaaagagagtccaaacagctgattaaaaacacacaataatccacactacTTCAGTTTATAAGAAACGAATCCATTATTTGTAACTTCAAACCTTCACTACTGAGCAGAATACTTCTTTCAATAATAACGTTTTTTCATGTAAATAATTcaatctcctgttgtcctctcacatcagaaCCCACCAACATATTTATTTAGAGCTGTTATGGACCGGTTTTACTTGCAAACGgtgcttaatctgtgcatatttctcgaCGAAACAAGACAAGTATTTAGCCTGAAGCAACATTTTGACGTTAAAAACGTctaaatgatggatttatttcttacaaacatgctatTTTTCACTACACAAgaagttaattgatggactggagtggattacttgtgaattattgtgatgttttatcatctgtttggactctcattctgacggcacccattcactgcagaggatccatcggtgagcaagtgatgcaatgctacatttcttcaaatctgatgaagaaacaaactcatctacatcttggatgacttgAGATAAagttcagcaaattttaattatCGGCTGAAATATTCCTTTTATCTTCcataattttagtttgtttatacttccttttaatgttttgtgtatGTGCAGTGTTACTATATAGGGGCAACAAGTGATGCAGCAACAAAAATAATCAATGAAGTTTCCAAACCGATGAGTTACCATGTGCCAGTGGAAAAAATCTGTGAAAAGCTCAAAAAGAAGGACAGTCAGATCTGTGAACTGAAACATGGTAAGTTGAAAAGTTTCCACCGACTAATTTATTGCATCTCTCTAGTGGTTGACCAATTAGTCAACGTATAACTATATCATATCAATTGTTCTGTTTGGGTGATATCTTGAGATACATCTGCTCTATTTTAaatggaattaaaaaaattacatttattttttaatgtattattattattttaagtggtTTAGTCTTCAAGTCAAATGTGGTGGATCAATGACAGAACTGCAAGCCATtcatatttgttttcttctagATAAACAAGTTGACTTGAGCTCCGTCGACCTGAAGAAGTTGAAAGTGAAAGATCTGAAGAAAATTTTGGAGGAATGGGGCGAATCCTGCAAAGGATGCGTGGAGAAATCCGACTTCATCCGCAAGATCAATGAGCTAATGCCCAAGTATGCGCCCAACGCGGCCAAGGCACGGACAGATCTGTAAACCCAAAAGGAATTATGGGAGCAAGGCAGCGGCCAAAGGCATTTAGGGTGGAAGATTTGCGCTGTGCAGCTGACTGACCACCTAACAGTGGGGTTTGCATCGTGTTGTCATTTTATCATGTTCTCCAGGGGTACACATCAAGAAACCGAATAAATGCACTTCCATGAAAatacaatctttaatttataacTTGCAATGTGTTAGTTCTGACTAATATCCCACACAACCTTTGTTTGTCTCCTGACGTTATGAGAATCATGTTTGATACACTTTGCcttgtttaattttctttttttttcttttttgagggtGTAGACTTTCTTAGTTGGCACATTGTATGAAATATAATGAATGAGAGTCTCATCTTCAGAATGCATGGGTTGGTTTGAGTGGACTTTGCTGTAAAATGTTTAATACAGTTACACTgtctttttcattaaaaaagaaaataaattggtcttgtccttttttttaatatgtatttatttattttttgagtttgCATTTAACATATCTGCTTTATCTTGGTCACTTTTTGTAAGATTTTCTCATTCATTTAACCACCAAAATACCTATTTACCATGGTAATTAAACTATTTATATGGTTATGCAATAGTCTTTGCATGTATTTGTATATCTTATTACAGCTTTTGGTACATAACATTTCATGCTCAGAAATTCGATTGTCATATAAAAGTCATACTTTTCATATTATAGTTGTATCATATAATAGTGTATAGTGTGCATTTCCTGTATTCACAGAGATATTACGtttgaaaaatgtgtttattatttaacatataattTCAACAAAGTATTGTGCAGTAGGATAGTAGCCTAATCGATTTCAAactaattattttgaaaataattaatacaactttatttttattgtcaGTACTGATGTTCCACAACTACAACGTCACGCAATATGTTCTGACGTCAGGAGAGTCTCCTCCCACTCGCGGTGCGCGCACATTCCTTTTGTCCAAGATGGCGGAATAGATGCAGCCGAGGGGACGCTAATGTTTTCCGTTTTATTTTTATCTGCGAAATTCAACATCCAGGCGAACGTTTTCCCGTGCAAAAGTTAGTTAAGACCCTCCTCACGGATGTGCAGAATCTCCCGGAGGCGTGAGATCTCACCTCGGAGCTGATTTTTATATTTTCGCGGCTGGAGCATCACTGTAAAATGAAGCGGCAGGCCGAGCGCGACGCGAGTCCGTCCAGAACGCTTGCCAAACGCGTCCGCGAGCGCGACCGAGAGCGCGAACCGAACCCGCCGCTCGCGCTGCTGCTC
It contains:
- the LOC132159193 gene encoding mesencephalic astrocyte-derived neurotrophic factor-like codes for the protein MIYLSGLSVALALALVPSCTEALKDGECEVCVGFLERFYKTLQDNDVKFNSDSIENALLKSCKEAKGKENRFCYYIGATSDAATKIINEVSKPMSYHVPVEKICEKLKKKDSQICELKHDKQVDLSSVDLKKLKVKDLKKILEEWGESCKGCVEKSDFIRKINELMPKYAPNAAKARTDL